The following are from one region of the Vulpes vulpes isolate BD-2025 chromosome 14, VulVul3, whole genome shotgun sequence genome:
- the KAT14 gene encoding cysteine-rich protein 2-binding protein isoform X2, protein MLAMYNLSLEGSGRQGYFRWKEDICAFIEKHWTFLLGNRKKTSTWWSTVAGCLSVGSPMFFRSGAQEFGEPGWWKLVHNKPPTMKPEGEKLSASTLKVKASKPTLDPIITVEGLRKRASRNPVESAMELKEKRSRTQEAKDIRRAQKEAAGFLDRSTSSTPVKFISRGRRPDVILEKGEVIDFSSLSSSDRTPLTSPSPSPSLDFSAPGTPASHSATPSLLSEADLIPDVMPPQALFHDDDEMEGDGVIDPGMEYVPPPAGAAASGAVVGGRKKVRAPEQIKQEVESEEEKPDRMDIDSEDTDSNTSLQTRAREKRKPQLEKERKAKGPKFTPVSIYEEKLLLKRLEACPSAVAMTPEARRLKRKLIVRQAKRDRGLPLFDLDQVVNAALLLVDGIYGAKEGGVSRLPAGQATYRTTCQDFRILDRYQTALPSRKGFRHQTTRFLYRLVGSEDMAVDQSIVSPYTSRILKPYIRRDYETKPPKLQLLSQIRSHLHRSDPHWMPEAEAPLDYCYVRPNHIPTINSMCQEFFWPGIDLSECLQYPDFSVVVLYKKVIIAFGFMVPDVKYNEAYISFLFVHPEWRRAGIATFMIYHLIQTCMGKDVTLHVSASNPAMLLYQKFGFKTEEYVLDFYDKYYPLESTECKHAFFLRLRR, encoded by the exons GAAAAAGACTTCGACCTGGTGGAGCACAGTAGCAGGTTGCCTCAGTGTGGGAAGTCCGATGTTCTTCCGTTCAGGTGCTCAGGAATTTGGAGAACCAGGGTGGTGGAAGCTTGTTCACAACAAGCCTCCAACAATGAAGCCTGAAGGAGAGAAGCTGTCTGCCTCGACTCTGAAAGTAAAAG CCTCAAAGCCAACTTTAGATCCCATCATTACTGTTGAGGGCCTGCGAAAACGGGCAAGTCGAAATCCGGTGGAATCTGCCAtggaattaaaagagaaaaggtcTCGTACTCAGGAAGCAAAGGACATTAGGAGAGCCCAGAAGGAGGCAGCTGGCTTTCTTGACAGGAGTACTTCTTCAACTCCTGTAAAGTTTATAAGCCGTGGCCGCAGGCCAGATGTGATTCTAGAAAAAGGAGAAGTGATTGACTTCTCATCCTTGAGCTCCTCAGACCGCACCCCACTGACCAGCCCATCTCCGTCTCCATCTCTGGATTTCTCTGCCCCTGGGACCCCTGCCTCTCACTCGGCCACACCCAGCTTGCTTTCAGAAGCGGATCTGATTCCAGACGTGATGCCACCACAAGCCTTGTTTCATG ATGATGATGAGATGGAAGGCGATGGGGTCATAGACCCAGGGATGGAGTACGTTCCACCCCCTGCCGGGGCAGCAGCTTCTGGGGCAGTAGTCGGGGGCAGGAAGAAGGTCAGAGCACCAGAACAGATAAAGCAGGAGGTTGAGAGTGAGGAGGAAAAGCCAGACAGGATGGACATTGACAGTGAAGACACAGATTCCAACACATCTTTGCAAACCAGGGCTCGAGAGAAGAGGAAGCCTCAgctggaaaaggagaggaaagctAAAGGGCCCAAGTTCACCCCGGTGAGCATCTATGAGGAGAAATTGCTCCTGAAGCGGCTGGAAGCTTGTCCCAGTGCTGTGGCCATGACACCAGAAGCTCGCAGACTAAAGCGGAAATTGATTGTCAGACAAGCAAAAAGAGATAGAGGATTACCACTTTTTGACTTGGATCAGGTTGTTAATGCTGCTCTTCTGTTAGTTGATGGGATTTATGGAGCCAAAGAAGGAGGAGTTTCTAGGCTTCCAGCTGGACAAGCCACATACAGAACGACCTGTCAGGACTTCAGAATCCTTGACCGATACCAG ACTGCCTTGCCATCCAGGAAAGGATTTCGGCACCAGACCACTAGGTTTCTATATCGTTTGGTGGGATCGGAAGATATGGCTGTGGACCAGAGTATTGTCAGCCCTTACACCTCTCGGATCTTGAAACCTTATATCAG GCGTGACTATGAAACAAAGCCACCCAAACTGCAGCTCCTATCACAGATTCGTTCCCACCTGCACAGGAGTGACCCTCACTGGATGCCAGAAGCCGAGGCACCTCTTGATTACTGTTATGTCCGGCCAAATCACATCCCAACGATAAACTCTATGTGTCAGGAGTTTTTTTGGCCTG GCATTGACCTGTCTGAGTGCCTACAGTATCCAGACTTCAGTGTTGTTGTCCTTTATAAAAAAGTCATCATTGCCTTTGGCTTCATGGTACCTGATGTGAAGTACAATGAAGCttacatttcatttctgtttgtccATCCTGAATGGAGAAGAGCAGGGATTGCAACTTTCATGATTTATCATCTGATTCAG ACCTGCATGGGCAAGGATGTGACCCTTCACGTCTCAGCAAGCAACCCCGCTATGCTGCTCTACCAGAAGTTTGGATTCAAGACTGAAGAATACGTCTTAGATTTCTATGATAAATATTACCCGTTGGAGAGTACAGAGTGTAAACACGCATTCTTCCTGAGGCTCCGGCGCTGA